In Spirosoma pollinicola, the genomic window TGCGCCCACGCTGGGGCAAACCCTGCCCGACCCGCACACGCCCCCGTCGGGCAAGTATAACACCACCAACTACCCCGAGGACCGCAAAGCTATTACGGCCATGCGCCTGATCGACGGGCTCGGACAGCACTGCGCCGACGACTATGTAACGGTGAATCCGGATGGGACTATTTCCTACGGCTTTGAGGAGTGGAAACAGGGGTTTATTAACGCCGGAGCCTCGTTTAAGTCGGTAACGCCCGTGCCGAGCATGGAAATTCTCCGCATCTACGAGGGCAAAACAGCGATCTTGAACAGCCTGACGGATGTGGTTTTGGGCACACCCAAAGGCGATGTCAAGATTCGGGTGCAACGCGTGGAGGTGTTTGTGAAGCAAAACGGTGGCTGG contains:
- a CDS encoding YybH family protein, which gives rise to MKHLVTLAAFALLTAPTLGQTLPDPHTPPSGKYNTTNYPEDRKAITAMRLIDGLGQHCADDYVTVNPDGTISYGFEEWKQGFINAGASFKSVTPVPSMEILRIYEGKTAILNSLTDVVLGTPKGDVKIRVQRVEVFVKQNGGWCFVAGQGTRILFKEEMGALQAPGPKK